The Saprospiraceae bacterium genome includes a window with the following:
- a CDS encoding nuclear transport factor 2 family protein, which produces MMFSQALSPEQVVQKNLDYYNARNIDGFMSLFSEDIVFVNFADGQLTLSGLAVCRKMYQELFDLSPELHSTIVQRIVFDNKVIDHEYITGRRGSKEPVELVLIYEVRNDLIYRVSVMRK; this is translated from the coding sequence ATGATGTTTTCTCAAGCTCTATCTCCGGAACAGGTAGTTCAAAAAAATCTGGATTACTACAATGCCAGAAATATCGATGGTTTTATGTCTTTATTCTCAGAGGACATTGTTTTTGTCAATTTTGCAGATGGTCAGCTGACTCTATCCGGTCTCGCTGTATGTAGAAAAATGTATCAGGAGTTGTTTGACTTGTCTCCCGAACTTCACTCAACGATCGTCCAACGTATTGTTTTTGACAATAAAGTCATCGACCATGAATACATCACCGGAAGACGGGGATCCAAGGAACCTGTCGAGCTTGTATTGATCTATGAAGTCCGCAATGACCTGATTTACAGAGTGTCTGTGATGAGAAAATGA
- a CDS encoding hydroxymethylglutaryl-CoA reductase, degradative: protein MITEKNNNTITGFSKLSKDEKLDWLIQHYLSDEDGAKDIFALFSLEDEALQKIIDGFSENTVCNFVMPYGLAPNFLIDGEVYCVPMVIEESSVIAAASAAAKYWMDRGGFKTTILGTTKVGQVHFKWHGDGSVIKNIYNKIESFLLGNAAPIIENMQKRGGGITRTELIDFTEEEHGLYQIRVHFETCDSMGANFINSVLEKFADSLERFFVDSPDIPDENRDIDIIMSILSNYTPECVVRAEVSCPVQDLGTFANGMLAEQLADKFRTAVKIAHLDPYRATTHNKGIFNGIDAVILATGNDFRACEAAGHTYAARGGQYKSLSYCEINDGIFRFWLDVPLAIGTVGGLTSLHPLAKKSLEILGNPSAEKLMRIVASVGLAQNFGAVRSLVTTGIQQGHMKMHLMNILNHLNASEDECVKVITHFEDKTVSYAGVRDYLQGLRSSE, encoded by the coding sequence ATGATTACAGAAAAAAACAATAACACAATAACAGGATTTTCCAAACTATCCAAGGATGAAAAATTGGATTGGCTGATACAACATTATCTGAGTGATGAAGATGGAGCCAAAGATATATTTGCATTGTTCAGCCTTGAAGATGAAGCATTGCAGAAAATCATAGATGGTTTTAGTGAAAATACCGTCTGCAATTTTGTAATGCCTTACGGACTGGCACCCAATTTTTTAATAGATGGCGAAGTGTATTGTGTGCCTATGGTCATCGAAGAAAGCTCTGTGATCGCAGCCGCTTCAGCTGCAGCAAAATACTGGATGGATCGTGGTGGATTCAAAACCACTATCCTGGGTACGACTAAAGTGGGTCAGGTGCACTTCAAATGGCATGGTGATGGGTCAGTAATCAAAAATATCTATAATAAGATTGAATCCTTCTTGCTGGGAAATGCCGCACCCATCATCGAAAATATGCAAAAACGTGGTGGAGGGATTACGCGCACTGAGTTGATAGATTTTACAGAGGAAGAGCATGGGTTGTACCAGATCAGGGTGCATTTTGAGACTTGTGATTCGATGGGTGCCAATTTTATCAATTCTGTTCTTGAAAAGTTTGCAGATTCTCTCGAGCGATTTTTTGTAGACAGTCCGGATATTCCTGATGAAAATAGAGATATAGATATCATCATGTCTATTCTATCCAACTATACTCCGGAGTGTGTCGTAAGGGCTGAAGTTTCCTGTCCTGTTCAGGATTTAGGTACATTTGCCAATGGCATGCTGGCCGAACAACTGGCAGATAAATTCAGGACTGCAGTCAAAATCGCCCACCTAGATCCTTACAGAGCTACAACCCACAACAAAGGTATATTTAATGGTATAGATGCTGTCATCCTGGCTACCGGAAATGACTTCAGAGCATGTGAGGCAGCAGGACACACTTATGCAGCGAGAGGTGGTCAGTACAAAAGTCTGAGTTATTGTGAAATCAATGATGGTATTTTTCGATTTTGGCTGGATGTACCTCTTGCCATAGGTACCGTAGGTGGCCTGACATCACTGCATCCATTGGCAAAAAAATCATTGGAGATACTGGGCAATCCATCTGCCGAGAAACTGATGCGAATTGTTGCATCTGTAGGACTGGCACAAAATTTTGGGGCAGTAAGATCATTGGTTACCACAGGCATTCAGCAGGGGCACATGAAAATGCATCTCATGAATATACTGAATCACCTCAATGCATCTGAAGATGAATGTGTTAAAGTGATAACTCATTTTGAAGATAAGACGGTTTCTTATGCAGGAGTTAGGGATTATTTACAAGGGTTGAGATCATCCGAATGA
- a CDS encoding type 2 isopentenyl-diphosphate Delta-isomerase → MAENTDTGAKERKRDHIELAFRSRVNSSDIDSRFYYEPLLGPHPDENTDISLTFLGKKFNAPIWVSSMTGGTAIAGIINKNLAKACGEFGLGMGLGSCRQLLYENEHIKDFAVRKYIGDQPLYANLGIAQLEVLIQEKQVYKVTELLKKLETDGLIVHVNPMQEWLQPEGDRYKKQPIETILKLIDMLDCPIVVKEVGQGMGPESLRLLLDLPLAAIDFGAAGGTNFAMLEILRSSEKMSGHYSGLANIGHSALQMTEYVNQIVKDQFAHLKCKEVIISGGISDFLDGYYLTNKLQLPSIYGQASGFLKHAQGNYEALSEYVHMQIEGFKLAKSMLKVR, encoded by the coding sequence TTTTACTATGAACCATTATTGGGGCCACACCCTGATGAAAACACAGACATTTCATTAACTTTTCTCGGTAAAAAATTTAATGCACCCATTTGGGTCTCCAGTATGACCGGAGGTACTGCCATCGCTGGTATCATAAATAAAAATCTTGCCAAAGCTTGCGGAGAATTCGGACTGGGTATGGGACTTGGCTCCTGTCGTCAATTATTATACGAAAATGAGCATATTAAAGACTTTGCTGTAAGGAAATATATCGGGGATCAGCCACTTTATGCCAATCTGGGCATCGCTCAGCTTGAAGTATTAATACAGGAAAAGCAAGTGTATAAAGTCACCGAGTTGTTAAAAAAGCTTGAAACCGACGGGCTTATAGTTCATGTCAACCCTATGCAGGAGTGGCTTCAACCCGAAGGTGACAGATATAAAAAACAGCCGATAGAAACTATATTGAAATTGATAGACATGCTTGATTGTCCTATTGTGGTCAAAGAAGTAGGTCAAGGTATGGGCCCTGAGAGTCTCAGATTATTACTTGATTTGCCTTTGGCAGCTATCGATTTTGGTGCTGCCGGCGGTACCAATTTTGCAATGCTGGAGATATTGAGATCGTCTGAAAAAATGTCAGGACACTATTCGGGTTTGGCGAATATCGGACATTCTGCATTGCAAATGACAGAATATGTAAATCAGATAGTGAAAGATCAATTTGCTCACCTAAAATGTAAAGAAGTAATCATTTCCGGTGGAATATCAGATTTTCTGGATGGATACTATTTGACAAACAAACTCCAATTGCCGTCAATTTATGGACAAGCTTCAGGATTTTTGAAACACGCACAGGGTAATTATGAAGCTTTATCAGAGTACGTCCATATGCAGATTGAGGGATTTAAGTTAGCAAAATCTATGCTGAAAGTAAGATGA